In one window of Gossypium arboreum isolate Shixiya-1 chromosome 4, ASM2569848v2, whole genome shotgun sequence DNA:
- the LOC108457973 gene encoding vesicle transport v-SNARE 13-like: MSEVFEGYERQYCELSANLSKKCTASGALNGEKKKQKLSEIKAGLEDAEALIRKMDLEARSLQPNVKAVLLAKLREYKSDLNNLKSEVKRIASGNLNPAARDELLESGMADALTASADQRSRLMTTTERLNQSSDRIKDSRRTMLETEELGVSILQDLHSQRQSLLHANNTLHGVDDNIGKSKRILTNMSRRMSRNKWIVGIIISLLIIAIIVILYFKLAK, from the exons ATGAGTGAGGTTTTCGAAGGATATGAACGGCAGTATTGCGAGCTATCCGCGAATCTTTCCAAGAAGTGTACGGCTTCTGGTGCTCTGAATGGAG AGAAGAAGAAACAAAAACTTTCTGAAATAAAAGCTGGACTAGAAGATGCAGAAGCTCTG ATTCGGAAAATGGACCTTGAGGCAAGAAGTTTGCAGCCAAATGTTAAGGCTGTACTTCTTGCTAAATTACGGGAATATAAGTCAGATCTTAACAATCTCAAAAGTGAAGTTAAAAGAATTGCATCTGGCAATTTAAATCCAGCTGCTCGAGATGAGTTGTTGGAGTCTGGAATGGCTGATGCCCTCACG GCATCAGCTGATCAAAGATCAAGATTGATGACAACTACGGAGCGGTTGAATCAAAGCAGTGACAGAATTAAGGACAGCAGAAGAACCATGCTGGAAACTGAAGAGCTTGGTGTTTCAATACTTCAAGATTTGCATTCTCAACGACAGTCTCTCTTACATGCCAATAACACG CTTCATGGAGTGGATGACAACATCGGCAAGAGCAAGAGAATTTTGACAAATATGTCGAGGAGGATGAGCCGGAACAAGTGGATCGTAGGTATCATTATATCACTCCTCATCATTGCTATCATCGTTATTTTGTACTTCAAACTTGCTAAATAA
- the LOC108460044 gene encoding transmembrane emp24 domain-containing protein p24delta9-like isoform X1: MCGLNLGLIVIMIGLVVETETGESMRFELDSGKTKCIAEDIKANAMTVGKYSIVNPSEGQPFPDSHKLVVRVSSPKGNNYHLGDQVDSGTFAFTAAESGDYTTCFWANKHKPPVKMTIEFDWKSGVAAKDWSKVATKGQVETMEIELKKLYDTVSAIHEEMFYLRERDEEMQELNKETNSKMATLSFFSLLLCLSVAGLQIWHLKSFFERKKLL, encoded by the exons ATGTGTGGATTAAATCTGGGTTTAATTGTGATAATGATAGGATTAGTGGTGGAAACAGAGACAGGGGAATCGATGAGATTTGAGCTGGATTCTGGGAAAACCAAATGCATTGCAGAAGACATAAAGGCAAATGCAATGACGGTTGGGAAATACAGCATTGTGAATCCAAGTGAAGGTCAACCTTTTCCTGATTCTCATAAACTGGTAGTCAGG GTGAGTTCACCTAAGGGGAACAATTATCACCTAGGAGATCAAGTGGATTcaggtacatttgcatttacagCAGCAGAGAGTGGGGATTACACCACTTGTTTTTGGGCAAATAAGCACAAGCCTCCTGTCAAGATGACCATTGAGTTCGATTGGAAAAGTGGTGTTGCTGCTAAGGATTGGTCCAAGGTTGCTACGAAAGGCCAGGTTGAG ACAATGGAAATTGAGTTGAAGAAACTGTATGACACAGTATCAGCCATTCATGAAGAGATGTTCTATCTTCGTGAGAG GGACGAAGAAATGCAGGAGCTAAACAaagaaacaaattcaaaaatggCTACTCTTAGTTTCTTTTCGCTGCTTCTTTGCTTGTCTGTGGCTGGCTTGCAGATATGGCATCTAAAGTCATTTTTTGAGAGGAAGAAGCTCCTCTAG
- the LOC108460044 gene encoding transmembrane emp24 domain-containing protein p24delta7-like isoform X2 has translation MRFELDSGKTKCIAEDIKANAMTVGKYSIVNPSEGQPFPDSHKLVVRVSSPKGNNYHLGDQVDSGTFAFTAAESGDYTTCFWANKHKPPVKMTIEFDWKSGVAAKDWSKVATKGQVETMEIELKKLYDTVSAIHEEMFYLRERDEEMQELNKETNSKMATLSFFSLLLCLSVAGLQIWHLKSFFERKKLL, from the exons ATGAGATTTGAGCTGGATTCTGGGAAAACCAAATGCATTGCAGAAGACATAAAGGCAAATGCAATGACGGTTGGGAAATACAGCATTGTGAATCCAAGTGAAGGTCAACCTTTTCCTGATTCTCATAAACTGGTAGTCAGG GTGAGTTCACCTAAGGGGAACAATTATCACCTAGGAGATCAAGTGGATTcaggtacatttgcatttacagCAGCAGAGAGTGGGGATTACACCACTTGTTTTTGGGCAAATAAGCACAAGCCTCCTGTCAAGATGACCATTGAGTTCGATTGGAAAAGTGGTGTTGCTGCTAAGGATTGGTCCAAGGTTGCTACGAAAGGCCAGGTTGAG ACAATGGAAATTGAGTTGAAGAAACTGTATGACACAGTATCAGCCATTCATGAAGAGATGTTCTATCTTCGTGAGAG GGACGAAGAAATGCAGGAGCTAAACAaagaaacaaattcaaaaatggCTACTCTTAGTTTCTTTTCGCTGCTTCTTTGCTTGTCTGTGGCTGGCTTGCAGATATGGCATCTAAAGTCATTTTTTGAGAGGAAGAAGCTCCTCTAG